From Salvia splendens isolate huo1 chromosome 3, SspV2, whole genome shotgun sequence, a single genomic window includes:
- the LOC121794555 gene encoding inactive leucine-rich repeat receptor-like protein kinase CORYNE, with protein sequence MEKKRQELGASKALKMVVFVAFCLNIISAECADRLSKNFSGEPPPPPSLKSRLRRIFLSIALGSVTGLIGALLLPLLFRHFVKYVNRAPILKGPLLFTPRISVRTLRSALSNSSELLSSSPNGRYYKAVLDNGLVVAVKRLEPDCGAGARVKALRKKIHKELEVLASLRHRNLMSLRSYVCESSGYSLVYDFAPAGSLEDAMRRVRENQLELKWESRLRIGVGIVKGLYYLHFNCDPRRLHYNLKPSNVILNSQFDPRLADSGLATVLPDFRRAASGYNAPECFQNCRYTDKSDVFSFGVILGVLLTGRDPLDPFFGEAASGGSLGQWLQQLQQASEGREALDKSILGEEVEEEEMLMAVRIAVVCLSDLPADRPSTDELVSMLTQLNSF encoded by the exons ATGGAGAAAAAAAGACAGGAACTTGGTGCGAGCAAGGCATTGAAGATGGTTGTGTTTGTAGCTTTTTGTCTCAATATAATTTCTGCTGAATGCGCAGATAGGCTGAGCAAGAACTTCTCCGGCgagcctccgccgccgcccaGCCTCAAGAGTAGGCTTAGGAGGATTTTCTTGAGCATAGCATTAGGGAGTGTGACAGGATTGATTGGTGCCCTTCTCTTACCTTTGCTGTTTAGGCACtttgtgaaatatgtgaatAGAGCTCCAATTCTCAAAGGCCCTCTGCTGTTTACACCTAGAATATCTGTTAGGACACTTAGATCAGCCCTCTCGAACAGCTCGGAGCTTCTGAGCTCGAGCCCGAATGGAAGATACTACAAGGCCGTGCTGGACAACGGCCTTGTAGTAGCAGTCAAGAGGCTAGAGCCCGACTGTGGGGCCGGGGCTAGGGTCAAGGCCTTGAGGAAAAAGATACACAAGGAGCTCGAGGTTCTTGCTAGCTTGAGGCATAGGAATTTGATGAGTTTGAGGTCTTATGTGTGTGAATCTAGTGGATACTCATTAGTGTACGATTTTGCCCCGGCTGGGAGCCTTGAAGATGCAATGAGGAGAGTGAGGGAGAATCAGTTGGAGCTCAAGTGGGAGTCTCGGCTTCGAATTGGTGTTGGTATTGTGAAAGGGTTGTATTATCTTCATTTCAATTGTGATCCGAGAAGGTTGCATTACAACTTGAAGCCTTCGAATGTCATCTTGAACTCGCAGTTCGACCCTAGGCTGGCCGATTCCGGATTGGCTACCGTCCTTCCTGATTTCAGACGAGCAGCATCGGGGTACAATGCCCCCGAGTGTTTTCAGAACTGTAG GTATACAGATAAAAGTGATGTCTTCAGCTTTGGGGTCATATTAGGTGTTCTATTAACCGGTAGGGACCCGCTGGACCCGTTCTTTGGTGAAGCAGCGAGCGGGGGGAGCTTAGGGCAGTGGCTCCAGCAGCTGCAGCAAGCCAGTGAGGGGCGGGAGGCGCTAGACAAGAGCATTCTAGGAGAAGAAGTGGAAGAGGAGGAGATGCTGATGGCTGTTAGAATTGCGGTTGTGTGCCTATCAGACTTGCCTGCTGATCGCCCCTCAACGGATGAGCTCGTCTCCATGCTGACTCAGCTGAACAGTTTCTGA